From one Lycium ferocissimum isolate CSIRO_LF1 chromosome 5, AGI_CSIRO_Lferr_CH_V1, whole genome shotgun sequence genomic stretch:
- the LOC132057134 gene encoding scarecrow-like protein 9, which produces MDPRFNGNPSYLNNFGLGNQSIPISSDQRMINGPRFELIYSDQKLLNGPRLENNFVQHNFGAVGFINGDHLPTNVQSRTDEDDFNEDIDFSDAVLSYINQMLMEEDMEEKTDMLQESLELQAKEKSFYEALGKKYPPSPEQNAFPKQNSESPDDYFSGSIYNSTSNSSADYNSSYLEGLSFRNTSYSSVCSSNSGSNNIVDGFLDSPVSSFHIPDNMYDESQSIWNFRKGVEEASKFLPTSNKLLNSVDINDLPPQEPKEEKDEARGKRNPQRDDNYIKEERSSKQAAVFTESTLRDEEFDIVLLNTMGKGEEALEAYRQNLRSAKSKKTTIRISKGSKGGKGRGKKQSGKKEVIDLRTLLITCAQAVAADDSRTANELLKQIRQHSSPFGDGNQRLAHCFADGLEARLAGTGSQIYKALVNKRTSAADLLKAYHLYLASSPFRKISSFASNKTIMIKAENATRVHVIDFGILYGFQWPTFIQRIAEREGGPPKLRITGIEFPQPGFRPAERIEETGRRLADYARSFNVPFEYHAIAKKWETITVEDLKLDKDEFLAVNCLYRFKNLHDETVDIDSSRTVVLNLIRKINPDIFVHGIVNGSYSAPFFVTRFREALFHFSALFDMLETVVPREIPERGLIEREIFGREALNVIACEGWERVERPETYKQWQARMLGARFMQIPFDRVDFVNRAVEKVRLGYHRDFVIDEDSQWLLLGWKGRTIYALSCWKPV; this is translated from the coding sequence ATGGATCCGAGGTTTAATGGAAATCCGAGttatttgaataattttggaTTAGGGAACCAATCAATACCTATTTCTTCAGATCAGAGGATGATTAATGGACCAAGATTTGAACTTATTTATTCAGATCAGAAGCTACTCAACGGTCCTAGACTTGAAAATAACTTTGTCCAACACAATTTTGGAGCTGTTGGATTTATAAATGGCGACCATTTACCGACTAATGTACAATCAAGAACTGACGAGGACGACTTCAATGAAGATATTGATTTCTCGGATGCAGTTTTGAGCTACATAAATCAGATGCTTATGGAAgaagacatggaggaaaaaacCGACATGCTTCAAGAGTCGTTGGAACTTCAAGCAAAAGAGAAGTCGTTCTATGAGGCCCTTGGCAAGAAGTATCCACCTTCACCTGAGCAAAACGCGTTTCCTAAACAGAATAGTGAGAGTCCTGATGACTACTTCTCAGGAAGTATATACAATTCCACAAGCAACAGTTCTGCGGACTACAATTCCTCTTACTTGGAAGGTCTTTCATTTCGTAATACTTCGTATTCTTCAGTATGCTCATCAAATAGTGGGAGTAATAATATTGTAGATGGATTCTTAGACTCTCCTGTTAGTTCTTTTCATATTCCGGATAATATGTATGATGAGAGTCAATCTATTTGGAACTTTCGGAAAGGAGTTGAAGAAGCAAGCAAGTTCCTCCCAACTAGTAATAAGTTGTTGAACAGTGTCGATATAAATGACTTGCCACCTCAGGAACCCAAAGAGGAAAAGGATGAGGCGAGAGGGAAGAGAAATCCTCAGAGGGATGATAATTAtatcaaagaagaaaggagTAGCAAACAGGCCGCGGTTTTTACAGAATCAACTCTACGAGATGAGGAGTTTGATATCGTCTTGCTGAATACCATGGGGAAGGGAGAAGAAGCACTAGAAGCTTATCGACAAAACCTGAGGAGTGCTAAAAGCAAAAAAACCACAATACGGATATCGAAAGGATCAAAAGGAGGAAAGGGCCGCGGGAAAaaacaaagtggaaaaaaagAAGTCATAGATTTAAGAACTCTCTTGATAACTTGCGCGCAGGCTGTTGCTGCTGATGATTCCAGGACTGCGAATGAACTGTTGAAACAGATCAGACAACATTCGTCCCCTTTTGGAGATGGAAACCAGAGATTAGCTCATTGCTTTGCGGATGGTCTTGAGGCGCGTTTGGCTGGTACTGGTAGCCAGATTTATAAAGCCCTTGTCAACAAACGAACTTCGGCAGCTGATCTTTTAAAGGCCTACCATTTGTATCTCGCATCTAGCCCGTTCAGGAAGATCTCGAGTTTTGCTTCGAACAAGACAATTATGATAAAGGCAGAGAACGCAACAAGGGTTCATGTCATTGACTTTGGCATACTATATGGCTTCCAATGGCCTACGTTCATTCAACGTATTGCAGAAAGAGAAGGGGGCCCACCAAAGCTTCGTATAACCGGTATAGAGTTTCCTCAACCAGGGTTCAGGCCGGCGGAACGAATCGAGGAAACAGGTCGCCGTTTGGCTGATTATGCTCGGTCCTTTAATGTTCCGTTTGAATACCATGCGATTGCAAAGAAATGGGAGACCATCACGGTTGAGGATCTAAAGCTCGACAAGGATGAATTTCTTGCTGTCAACTGCCTGTATCGGTTTAAGAACTTGCATGATGAGACAGTTGACATTGACAGTTCAAGAACTGTCGTTCTAAACCTCATAAGAAAGATTAATCCAGATATATTCGTCCACGGTATTGTCAACGGGTCCTACAGTGCCCCGTTCTTCGTAACGCGATTTCGCGAGGCATTATTCCACTTTTCAGCACTTTTTGACATGCTTGAAACTGTTGTTCCCCGTGAGATTCCAGAAAGAGGATTAATTGAGAGAGAGATTTTTGGGAGGGAGGCTCTCAACGTCATAGCTTGTGAGGGGTGGGAAAGAGTTGAAAGGCCAGAGACATACAAGCAGTGGCAAGCTCGTATGCTAGGGGCAAGGTTTATGCAGATACCTTTTGACCGGGTGGACTTCGTGAATAGGGCAGTAGAAAAGGTGAGGTTAGGTTACCATAGAGACTTTGTAATCGATGAAGATAGCCAGTGGTTGTTGCTGGGCTGGAAAGGAAGAACAATTTACGCCTTATCTTGTTGGAAACCTGTTTAA